A region of Salirhabdus salicampi DNA encodes the following proteins:
- the pabB gene encoding aminodeoxychorismate synthase component I — MKQGYMEFHFRDPFRNENVPVVFSNPIATIEAREIEEVRPKMREVESYVEQGYFAAGYVSYEAAPAFHSKMKTKKKPIMPLLSFSIYREFDELEDHTPSQVNTSFNWTPNVTKEKYEKDICTIHDEIENGNTYQVNYTTRLNVPFEEDDYVYFKQLKDAQQGDYSSYINLGDFSILSASPELFFAVQNNRIVTKPMKGTTKRGLTFEEDIQLKASLTTSQKEQAENVMIVDLIRNDLGRIAKSGSVNVSKLFEVETYPTVHQLTSTIEADLTDMTSITDIFTALFPCGSITGAPKISTMEIIDQLEDSPREVYCGSMGYITPERKAIFNIPIRTVWIDHNTKKAEYGVGGGITWDSNANGEFEEMITKGKILSTVPRQPFYLLESMLLENGGYTLLQLHLERLQKSAQYFQFDYEEEKIVKALCKLRDETSDETCKVRLLVAEDGEVKVEAHPISLSNEKKEVRIAESPVDRRDPFLYHKTTNRSIYEPHKDDRYYDTLLWNEKGFITEFINGNIVVEKEGHYYTPPVEDGLLPGTFRQAQMNAGIVLERTFSIQELQSFDRIWHINSVRGWTEVFLNM; from the coding sequence ATGAAGCAAGGCTATATGGAATTTCATTTTCGAGATCCTTTTCGTAACGAGAATGTTCCAGTTGTTTTTTCCAATCCAATTGCAACAATTGAGGCGCGGGAGATTGAAGAGGTTCGTCCTAAAATGAGAGAAGTGGAATCATATGTTGAGCAAGGCTATTTTGCAGCAGGTTATGTCAGCTATGAGGCAGCTCCAGCATTTCATTCAAAAATGAAAACGAAGAAAAAACCGATTATGCCACTTTTATCCTTTAGTATATATCGGGAATTCGACGAATTAGAGGATCATACACCATCACAGGTAAATACATCTTTTAATTGGACTCCGAATGTAACGAAGGAAAAATATGAGAAGGATATTTGTACAATCCATGATGAGATTGAAAATGGCAACACATATCAAGTTAATTATACGACACGTTTAAATGTCCCCTTCGAAGAAGATGATTATGTTTACTTTAAACAGTTAAAGGATGCTCAACAAGGTGATTACAGTAGTTATATAAATTTAGGGGATTTTAGCATATTATCCGCATCACCTGAACTATTTTTCGCAGTTCAAAACAACCGTATTGTTACAAAACCGATGAAAGGTACAACAAAGCGAGGGCTTACCTTTGAAGAGGATATACAATTAAAAGCGTCATTAACGACTTCTCAAAAGGAGCAGGCTGAAAATGTAATGATAGTCGATTTAATCCGAAATGATTTAGGTCGAATCGCCAAGTCTGGATCTGTCAATGTCTCGAAATTATTTGAAGTTGAAACATATCCCACGGTCCACCAACTGACTTCAACCATAGAGGCCGACTTAACCGATATGACATCAATTACAGATATATTCACCGCACTTTTCCCATGTGGCTCAATTACAGGGGCACCGAAAATAAGTACAATGGAGATTATTGACCAACTGGAAGATTCTCCACGAGAGGTATATTGTGGCTCAATGGGTTACATAACACCTGAAAGAAAAGCTATATTTAATATTCCAATTCGAACGGTATGGATAGATCATAATACGAAAAAAGCGGAATACGGAGTTGGTGGTGGGATTACGTGGGATTCTAATGCAAATGGGGAATTTGAGGAAATGATTACGAAAGGAAAAATTCTTTCGACAGTGCCTCGTCAACCATTTTATCTTTTAGAAAGTATGTTGCTTGAAAACGGGGGCTATACATTGTTACAACTTCATCTTGAACGACTACAAAAATCTGCGCAATATTTTCAATTTGATTATGAGGAAGAAAAGATAGTTAAGGCTTTATGCAAACTCCGTGATGAAACGAGTGATGAAACATGTAAAGTAAGGTTATTAGTTGCAGAAGATGGTGAGGTTAAAGTAGAAGCCCATCCTATCTCATTATCAAATGAGAAGAAAGAAGTTCGAATTGCGGAAAGTCCAGTCGACAGAAGAGATCCGTTTCTCTATCATAAGACGACAAACCGATCCATATATGAGCCGCACAAAGATGACCGATATTATGATACCTTACTTTGGAATGAGAAAGGCTTCATAACCGAATTTATAAATGGAAATATCGTTGTTGAAAAAGAGGGGCACTATTATACTCCACCTGTTGAGGATGGTTTACTTCCTGGAACCTTTCGGCAAGCGCAAATGAACGCAGGAATCGTGTTAGAAAGAACATTTTCAATTCAAGAACTTCAATCTTTTGACCGTATATGGCACATTAACAGTGTTCGCGGATGGACTGAAGTATTCTTAAATATGTAG
- a CDS encoding anthranilate synthase component II — translation MILMIDNYDSFTYNIVQYLQENGEEVVVYYNDEITIREIEKLNPEAIFLSPGPGEPNTAGICLNVVQYFQGKKPLFGICLGHQVIVEAFGGTVTKAVEPMHGKVDFVYHDERGIYDGLPNPLTVTRYHSLVAHSSSVQSPIYVTGRAKRGEIMSLQHNTLPIAGVQFHPEAILTEHGQTLLQNFMNRLVRKESRV, via the coding sequence ATGATTTTAATGATTGATAACTATGACTCTTTCACATATAACATTGTTCAATATTTACAAGAAAATGGGGAAGAGGTTGTTGTATATTACAATGACGAGATTACCATTCGTGAAATAGAAAAACTAAATCCCGAGGCTATTTTTTTATCTCCAGGTCCAGGTGAACCGAATACTGCGGGTATTTGCCTTAACGTAGTTCAATACTTTCAGGGAAAAAAACCATTGTTTGGTATTTGTCTAGGCCACCAAGTTATTGTTGAAGCATTTGGTGGTACAGTCACAAAGGCGGTCGAACCAATGCACGGAAAGGTGGATTTCGTCTATCATGATGAGCGAGGGATTTATGACGGGTTACCAAATCCACTAACTGTAACTCGATACCATTCCTTAGTAGCCCATTCCTCATCTGTTCAAAGTCCAATTTACGTTACAGGACGTGCAAAACGGGGAGAAATCATGTCACTACAACATAATACACTGCCTATTGCAGGTGTTCAGTTTCATCCCGAGGCTATTTTAACAGAACATGGACAAACCCTCCTGCAAAACTTTATGAATAGGTTGGTTCGAAAGGAGAGTAGAGTATGA